From Cytophagia bacterium CHB2, the proteins below share one genomic window:
- a CDS encoding glycosyltransferase family 4 protein, producing the protein MKESSATIFAEQSRNGSAAIAFIMSQFPCVDETFILREMSALAQAGFAFDIYSIKKSRDKIIQPQAQALLPRLFHRPFFFSREIWRAQCHFAKRHARRYFRTLLQICWESRHRPKTLLKNLILFPQAVCYAHRMQCRKITLVHAFWATFPGTMAWIIHRLTGLRYSFSAHAHDIYEDDTMLVRKLKACDFVMTCTAYNRVHLSRLAPAKSKDIKLIYHGHHLTALQQDARLKEAPNGVFRILSIGTFYRTKGFDTLIEACAVLQEKGLAFQCKIVGEGPEKKRLQNLIRERRLQKHVFLLGYLPHEQLRPLRRWADAFILLPRPYLHWGIPNVYIEALASQVAVIATPLNAIRELIEPERTGLLVEADDPNAAAAALMHLHDNPELRRQLALAGQQRAQQLFDDTRTTKQVIDLFTEKLLTSGVHHPQ; encoded by the coding sequence ATGAAAGAATCCTCGGCCACAATTTTTGCAGAACAAAGCCGCAATGGCAGCGCTGCCATAGCCTTCATTATGTCGCAATTTCCCTGCGTCGACGAAACCTTCATTTTGCGCGAAATGTCCGCGCTCGCGCAAGCAGGCTTTGCCTTCGATATTTATTCGATTAAAAAGTCGCGCGATAAAATCATTCAGCCGCAAGCGCAAGCGTTATTGCCTCGCTTGTTCCACCGGCCTTTTTTTTTCTCGCGGGAAATTTGGCGGGCGCAATGCCACTTTGCCAAGCGCCACGCCCGGCGCTATTTCAGAACCTTGCTGCAAATATGCTGGGAGAGCCGGCATCGGCCAAAAACGTTGCTGAAAAATCTCATTCTCTTTCCGCAAGCGGTGTGTTATGCGCATCGCATGCAATGCCGCAAGATCACTCTGGTGCATGCGTTTTGGGCAACGTTTCCCGGCACCATGGCATGGATCATTCATCGCTTGACCGGCCTGCGTTACAGTTTTTCAGCGCATGCGCATGATATTTATGAAGACGATACCATGCTCGTACGCAAGCTGAAGGCTTGCGATTTTGTGATGACCTGCACGGCTTACAACCGGGTTCATCTTTCCCGGTTGGCGCCGGCAAAAAGCAAAGACATTAAACTCATCTATCACGGGCATCATCTCACGGCATTGCAGCAGGATGCCCGGCTAAAAGAAGCGCCCAACGGGGTCTTTCGCATTCTATCGATCGGCACGTTCTACCGTACCAAGGGCTTTGATACGTTGATCGAAGCATGCGCCGTGTTGCAGGAGAAGGGCCTGGCGTTTCAATGTAAAATTGTCGGCGAAGGCCCGGAAAAAAAACGGCTGCAAAATCTCATTCGCGAACGCCGCCTGCAAAAACACGTGTTCCTGCTCGGTTATCTGCCGCATGAACAGCTTCGCCCGTTGCGGCGCTGGGCCGATGCCTTTATCCTGTTGCCGCGCCCATATCTGCATTGGGGTATTCCCAACGTTTATATCGAGGCCCTGGCCAGCCAAGTCGCGGTGATCGCCACGCCCTTGAATGCAATTCGTGAATTGATCGAGCCTGAACGCACCGGCCTGCTCGTGGAGGCCGACGATCCCAATGCGGCCGCGGCTGCACTCATGCACTTGCATGACAATCCCGAGTTGCGCCGGCAATTGGCGCTGGCCGGCCAGCAACGCGCGCAACAGCTTTTTGACGACACGCGAACGACGAAACAAGTGATCGATTTATTTACAGAAAAGCTTTTGACGTCGGGTGTGCATCACCCGCAGTAG